From Rutidosis leptorrhynchoides isolate AG116_Rl617_1_P2 chromosome 3, CSIRO_AGI_Rlap_v1, whole genome shotgun sequence, a single genomic window includes:
- the LOC139897241 gene encoding 2-oxoglutarate-dependent dioxygenase 21, chloroplastic-like, with translation MGKYAKAVHILQKQLMGVVLESLGLSADYLHQDLEQGSQVIAVNCYPPCPKPDLVLGMPPHSDYGTVTVLNQSQQGLEIMDHDGTWHSVPFIQGALIVQAGDQIEVMSNGRYKSTIHRATVNTEKKRLSIASIHSLPIDKKVGPAPELVNEQHPIAYKEGSFSEFLDYISAKGVTEATYIDTLRMH, from the coding sequence ATGGGAAAATATGCGAAAGCAGTGCACATATTGCAGAAGCAATTAATGGGAGTAGTTCTTGAAAGTCTAGGATTAAGTGCAGATTACTTACATCAAGACCTCGAACAAGGGTCTCAAGTGATTGCGGTTAACTGCTACCCGCCTTGCCCGAAACCAGATCTTGTACTGGGGATGCCACCGCACTCGGACTATGGAACCGTAACCGTTCTAAACCAAAGCCAACAAGGACTCGAAATCATGGACCATGATGGAACATGGCATTCGGTACCATTTATCCAAGGAGCATTAATAGTTCAAGCTGGGGATCAAATTGAAGTAATGAGTAATGGTAGATACAAGAGTACCATTCATCGAGCGACTGTTAATACGGAGAAGAAGCGATTATCTATTGCAAGTATTCATAGTTTACCAATCGACAAAAAGGTGGGGCCCGCACCAGAGTTAGTCAACGAGCAGCATCCGATTGCTTACAAAGAGGGAAGCTTTAGTGAGTTTCTTGATTACATATCTGCTAAAGGTGTAACAGAAGCTACCTACATTGACACATTAAGAATGCATTGA